Proteins encoded together in one Flavobacterium keumense window:
- a CDS encoding ABC transporter permease: protein MNLEYFIAKRLITAKDYKSSISAPIIKIAIAAIAIGMVMMIVSVATGIGLQQKIREKVSAFNGHIIISNYDNNQSEATLTPISKNQKFYPKFNSVSGISHIQAVATKAGIIRTEKAFEGIIFKGVGADYQWSNIKEYLIAGRLPNLSGQLNPEVVISQFLADRLQLKVGDAFNTFFIKENQNQLPNIRRFKITGIFNSGFQEFDATYIIGDIRHIQRINKWTPNEIGAFEIFVQDFNQIQTVGEEVYQQTPSNLDSKTIIEKYSYIFDWLQLFDFNIIVILGVMIVVATINMVVALLVLILERTQMIGILKALGANNWSVRKIFLYNAFYLILRGLFWGNCIGIGVVLIQKYFGVVQLNPENYYVNQAPVYFNLGYIVALNLLTVGVCFLVLLIPSYIITKISPIKAIRYE, encoded by the coding sequence TTGAATTTAGAATATTTCATCGCCAAAAGATTGATTACTGCTAAAGATTATAAAAGTAGTATTTCTGCGCCAATAATAAAAATTGCTATCGCAGCTATTGCTATTGGAATGGTAATGATGATTGTTTCGGTAGCGACAGGAATTGGCTTACAACAAAAAATTAGAGAAAAAGTATCGGCTTTCAATGGTCATATCATTATTTCAAATTATGATAATAACCAATCGGAGGCAACATTAACTCCTATTTCTAAAAATCAAAAGTTTTACCCTAAGTTCAATTCGGTTTCCGGAATTAGCCATATTCAAGCCGTTGCCACCAAAGCAGGAATAATTCGAACAGAAAAAGCTTTTGAGGGAATTATTTTTAAAGGAGTTGGAGCCGATTATCAATGGAGTAATATTAAAGAGTATTTGATAGCGGGACGTTTGCCTAATTTGTCAGGCCAACTCAATCCAGAGGTTGTGATTTCTCAATTCTTAGCTGACAGATTGCAATTAAAAGTAGGAGATGCTTTCAATACTTTTTTTATCAAAGAAAATCAAAACCAACTTCCTAACATTCGACGATTTAAAATTACAGGAATCTTTAACTCAGGATTTCAAGAATTTGATGCTACTTATATAATAGGTGACATTCGACATATTCAACGAATCAATAAGTGGACTCCAAACGAAATCGGTGCATTTGAGATTTTTGTACAAGATTTCAACCAAATTCAAACAGTTGGAGAAGAGGTGTATCAGCAAACGCCATCTAATTTGGATTCCAAAACCATAATCGAAAAATACAGTTATATATTTGATTGGTTGCAATTATTCGATTTTAATATTATTGTCATTCTTGGAGTGATGATAGTAGTAGCTACTATAAATATGGTAGTGGCTTTGCTCGTTCTTATTTTAGAACGTACACAAATGATAGGAATTTTAAAAGCACTTGGTGCAAACAACTGGTCTGTGCGAAAAATATTCTTGTACAATGCCTTTTATTTAATTCTTCGAGGGCTCTTTTGGGGCAATTGCATCGGAATTGGAGTGGTGCTTATTCAAAAATACTTTGGTGTCGTTCAGCTCAATCCTGAAAATTACTACGTCAACCAAGCTCCGGTTTATTTTAATTTAGGATATATTGTAGCGTTAAACCTACTTACAGTGGGAGTATGTTTCTTGGTTTTATTAATTCCTTCCTACATTATTACCAAAATTTCTCCCATCAAAGCCATTCGTTACGAGTAA
- a CDS encoding tRNA-(ms[2]io[6]A)-hydroxylase: MLGLKLATDPRWVNIVESNIEEILTDHAWCEQKAASNAIYIIVNNSEKEELVTEMTRIALEEMEHFQMVHNIIKEKGLVLGRERKDNYVNDLVKFAKKDGSRNDALVERLLFAAMIEARSCERFKVLSENIQDPELAQFYRDLMISEAGHYTTFLNFAKQYQENINVDTRWKEWIAYESSIITKYGKQETVHG; the protein is encoded by the coding sequence ATGTTAGGACTTAAATTAGCTACCGATCCCAGATGGGTCAATATCGTGGAATCCAATATTGAAGAAATCTTAACCGACCATGCGTGGTGCGAGCAAAAAGCAGCCTCCAATGCAATTTACATCATCGTCAACAATTCAGAAAAAGAAGAATTGGTTACCGAAATGACGCGAATTGCTTTAGAAGAAATGGAACATTTCCAAATGGTACACAATATCATTAAAGAAAAAGGTTTGGTATTAGGCAGAGAAAGAAAAGACAATTATGTGAACGATCTAGTCAAATTTGCTAAAAAAGACGGCAGCCGAAATGATGCTTTGGTCGAACGACTCCTTTTTGCAGCCATGATTGAAGCTCGAAGTTGCGAACGCTTCAAAGTCCTATCCGAAAACATTCAAGACCCTGAATTAGCGCAATTTTATAGAGACCTTATGATTTCTGAAGCAGGACATTACACCACGTTTTTAAACTTTGCCAAACAATACCAAGAAAACATCAACGTAGATACCCGTTGGAAAGAATGGATAGCCTACGAATCCTCTATTATTACCAAATACGGCAAACAAGAAACCGTTCACGGTTAA